A single window of Buchnera aphidicola (Aphis nasturtii) DNA harbors:
- the folD gene encoding bifunctional methylenetetrahydrofolate dehydrogenase/methenyltetrahydrofolate cyclohydrolase FolD, whose protein sequence is MPAIIIDGNKIAKILEINISKKIKNRKKNGKRIPGLAMIIIGNNSASQIYVNKKILACKNVGLISKHWHFPSTINEDSILNLIDKLNHDTNIDGILIQLPIPKKINHFKIFTSIRPDKDVDGFHPYNTGLLCQRNPTLRSCTPKGIITMLNYMKIKTHGLNAVVVGASNIVGRPMSMELLLAGCTTTITHRFTKNLKNHVNNADLLVVAVGKPKFLKGHWIKKNAIVVDVGINRLPNGTIVGDVDFKSAFLKASYITPVPGGVGPMTVVTLLQNTLEACEKYHDM, encoded by the coding sequence ATGCCAGCAATAATTATAGATGGTAATAAAATCGCAAAAATTTTGGAAATAAACATTTCAAAAAAAATAAAAAACAGAAAAAAAAATGGAAAAAGAATTCCAGGATTAGCAATGATTATCATAGGGAACAACTCTGCTTCTCAAATTTATGTAAATAAAAAAATATTAGCTTGTAAAAATGTTGGATTAATTTCTAAACATTGGCATTTCCCAAGTACTATCAACGAAGATTCAATATTAAATCTTATTGATAAACTGAATCATGATACAAATATAGATGGTATTTTAATTCAATTACCTATCCCGAAGAAAATAAATCATTTTAAAATTTTTACAAGTATTAGACCGGACAAAGATGTAGATGGATTTCATCCATATAATACAGGATTATTATGTCAAAGAAATCCTACCTTAAGATCTTGTACACCCAAGGGAATAATTACAATGTTAAATTATATGAAGATTAAAACACATGGACTTAATGCGGTTGTGGTAGGAGCATCTAATATAGTAGGAAGACCTATGAGCATGGAATTATTACTAGCAGGGTGCACAACAACTATTACCCATAGATTTACTAAAAATTTAAAAAATCATGTAAATAACGCTGATTTATTAGTTGTTGCTGTTGGAAAACCAAAATTTTTAAAAGGACATTGGATAAAGAAAAATGCTATTGTAGTTGATGTTGGAATTAATCGATTACCAAATGGTACGATAGTTGGTGATGTTGACTTTAAATCAGCATTTTTAAAAGCATCTTATATAACTCCAGTTCCAGGAGGAGTTGGTCCGATGACTGTTGTAACGTTACTGCAAAACACATTAGAAGCTTGTGAAAAATATCATGATATGTAA
- the ybeD gene encoding DUF493 family protein YbeD — MKTKLREMLKFPCFFTYKIIGLAKPELIDQVIKVIQIQIPGDYTPQVKSSNRGNYISISITICAKNFKQIERLYHDISQINMVRMVL; from the coding sequence ATGAAGACAAAATTACGAGAAATGTTAAAATTCCCTTGTTTTTTTACTTATAAGATCATTGGTTTAGCAAAACCTGAACTTATTGATCAAGTAATAAAAGTCATTCAAATTCAGATTCCTGGAGATTATACACCTCAAGTTAAATCAAGTAACAGGGGCAATTATATTTCTATTTCAATTACAATATGCGCTAAAAACTTCAAACAAATTGAAAGATTATATCATGATATTAGTCAGATAAATATGGTTAGAATGGTCTTATAA
- the aroE gene encoding shikimate dehydrogenase, with amino-acid sequence MRKYQNENFNYALFGNPINHSKSPEIHNLFAKQTGILHFYKAINIPLDQFSLLVSNFFKSNVKGANITSPFKQEAYFFCDKLSKRAQIAKSVNTLKKVNNRYILGDNTDGIGLLSDLTRLKFIKKNFSILILGAGGAVQGILLSILSLGCSVYILNRTDLNAINLVNQFRKYGNIKIFKKDSLKNTCFDLVINGLSRNIRYKNIFIPSYLFSSKTFFYDMNYGSKSTSFINWCKNMNSKYVSDGTGMLVFQAAHSFLKWHGILPKIDYIIDLLNKK; translated from the coding sequence ATGCGTAAATATCAAAATGAAAACTTTAATTATGCTTTATTTGGAAATCCTATTAATCACAGTAAATCTCCAGAAATTCATAATCTTTTCGCTAAACAAACTGGAATTTTACATTTTTATAAAGCTATAAATATTCCATTAGATCAATTTTCTTTATTAGTTTCTAATTTTTTTAAAAGTAATGTTAAAGGGGCAAATATTACTTCTCCTTTTAAACAAGAAGCATATTTTTTTTGTGATAAATTAAGTAAAAGAGCGCAGATTGCTAAATCTGTAAATACATTAAAAAAAGTAAATAATCGATATATTTTAGGAGATAATACTGATGGTATTGGATTATTATCTGATTTGACTAGATTAAAATTCATAAAAAAAAATTTTTCTATATTAATATTAGGAGCAGGAGGCGCAGTTCAGGGTATTCTTTTATCAATTTTATCACTTGGATGTTCAGTTTATATCTTGAATAGAACAGATTTAAATGCCATCAATTTAGTTAATCAATTCAGAAAATATGGAAATATTAAAATATTTAAAAAAGATAGTTTAAAAAATACTTGTTTTGATTTAGTAATTAATGGATTATCTAGAAATATTCGATATAAAAATATCTTTATTCCATCATATTTATTTTCTTCTAAAACTTTTTTTTACGATATGAATTATGGATCAAAAAGTACATCTTTTATTAATTGGTGTAAAAATATGAATTCGAAGTATGTTTCAGACGGGACAGGAATGCTGGTTTTTCAAGCAGCTCATTCTTTTCTAAAATGGCATGGTATTTTACCAAAGATAGATTATATTATTGATTTATTAAATAAAAAATAG
- the fmt gene encoding methionyl-tRNA formyltransferase yields the protein MKTLKIIFAGTSNFSEKYLSALIYLQYSIQAVITQPDRPCGRGQKIIFSPVKQTAIKKNLPIFQPLRLNDKNFQKILSSFSAELMIVVAYGQIIPQKILSMFPKGCINVHASLLPRWRGASPIQSAILFGDKKTGVSIIKMNNKIDSGNIIMLKECLISPQETSETLSLKLIKIGIKILIKTLFQIKNNIFTETQQNEKYATFSKKILKTDALLNWNKNADFLERIIRAFNPWPICYFIMDKIPIKVWQAKVIKNTHHNCSIGEIISINKYGMQINTKNNILNIEKIQLPGKNIANIQEIILSKKHNFRCGKILL from the coding sequence TTGAAAACACTAAAAATTATTTTTGCTGGAACGTCAAATTTTTCTGAAAAATATTTATCTGCTTTAATATATTTACAATATAGCATCCAAGCTGTAATTACTCAGCCAGATCGTCCATGTGGAAGAGGACAAAAAATAATTTTTTCTCCTGTAAAACAAACAGCAATTAAAAAAAATCTTCCTATTTTTCAACCATTAAGACTAAATGATAAGAATTTTCAAAAGATATTATCAAGTTTTTCTGCAGAATTGATGATAGTAGTTGCATATGGACAAATAATACCTCAAAAAATATTATCTATGTTCCCAAAAGGATGTATTAACGTTCATGCTTCGCTATTACCTCGATGGAGAGGAGCATCTCCTATTCAATCAGCTATTTTATTTGGAGATAAAAAAACTGGTGTAAGCATTATTAAAATGAATAATAAAATTGATTCTGGAAATATAATAATGTTAAAGGAATGCTTAATATCTCCTCAAGAAACATCAGAAACATTATCTTTAAAATTAATTAAAATTGGTATTAAAATATTAATAAAAACTTTATTTCAAATTAAAAATAATATTTTTACAGAAACTCAACAAAATGAAAAATATGCAACTTTTTCAAAAAAAATTCTTAAAACAGATGCATTATTAAATTGGAACAAAAACGCTGATTTTTTAGAACGAATAATACGTGCTTTTAATCCTTGGCCAATATGTTATTTTATTATGGATAAAATACCTATTAAAGTTTGGCAGGCAAAAGTCATAAAAAATACTCATCATAATTGTTCGATAGGAGAAATTATTTCTATTAACAAATATGGTATGCAAATAAATACAAAAAATAATATATTAAATATTGAAAAAATACAGCTACCTGGTAAAAATATCGCAAACATACAAGAAATAATACTTTCAAAAAAACATAATTTTAGATGTGGGAAAATACTATTATAG
- the cspE gene encoding transcription antiterminator/RNA stability regulator CspE: protein MSKIKGNVKWFNESKGFGFITPEDGSKDVFVHFSAIQSNGFKTLAEGQSVEFEITEGAKGPSAANVISL, encoded by the coding sequence ATGTCCAAGATTAAAGGCAATGTTAAGTGGTTTAATGAATCTAAAGGTTTTGGTTTTATCACTCCAGAAGATGGAAGTAAAGATGTATTTGTTCATTTTTCAGCTATACAAAGTAATGGATTTAAAACTTTAGCAGAAGGTCAAAGTGTTGAGTTTGAAATTACTGAAGGAGCAAAAGGACCATCTGCTGCTAATGTTATTAGTTTGTAG
- the cysS gene encoding cysteine--tRNA ligase, with the protein MLKIFNTLTRKKEKFIPIKNKQINLYVCGVTVYDFCHIGHARTFVVFDMIVRYLRHLGLKVKYIRNITDVDDKIILKSLEKNIDIKHFSNEMINAMKQDFFRLGIDLPDQEPRVTDHIHDIIEIITKLIKNQNAYINSEGDVVFSIDSDKSYGSLSRQSLKDLISRTCFTSSKIKKNPLDFVLWKKSKEKDKFFWESPWGKGRPGWHIECTAITNVVFKNYIDIHGGGSDLLFPHHENEISQSKCFNNKFRINFWMHSGMVIIDDQKMSKSLGNAYFLKDVLLKYQSEVLRYFFLSTHYRHPIYYSEKNLKIAESSLRYLYNALYNTDPISNSTEGIDLELLFYDAINDDFNTPKAFFILIKLAKKINYFKQSNLYKSNLLAFRLKKLAITLNFLLETPEDFLQKKSFFSQDKIKTIEILIEKRNISRQLKLWKEADQLRNEISKLNVILEDYNDKTFWRYKNS; encoded by the coding sequence ATGTTAAAAATTTTTAATACATTAACTAGAAAAAAAGAAAAATTTATACCTATTAAAAATAAACAAATTAATTTATATGTTTGCGGTGTTACTGTTTATGATTTTTGCCATATTGGTCATGCACGTACTTTTGTTGTTTTTGATATGATAGTACGTTATTTAAGACATTTAGGTTTAAAAGTAAAATATATCAGGAATATTACAGATGTTGATGATAAAATTATTTTAAAATCTTTAGAAAAAAATATAGATATTAAACATTTTTCAAATGAAATGATTAATGCAATGAAACAAGATTTTTTTCGTTTAGGAATTGATTTACCTGATCAAGAACCACGAGTTACAGATCATATTCATGATATAATTGAGATTATTACAAAATTAATCAAAAATCAAAATGCATATATCAATAGTGAAGGTGATGTTGTTTTTTCAATAGATAGTGATAAATCATATGGTTCTTTGTCTCGTCAATCTTTAAAAGATCTAATTTCTAGAACATGTTTTACTTCAAGTAAAATTAAAAAAAATCCATTAGATTTTGTACTTTGGAAAAAATCTAAAGAAAAAGATAAATTTTTCTGGGAATCCCCTTGGGGAAAGGGTAGACCTGGATGGCACATTGAATGTACAGCTATTACAAATGTTGTTTTTAAAAATTATATAGATATTCATGGAGGTGGTTCGGATCTTTTATTTCCTCATCATGAAAATGAAATATCTCAATCAAAATGTTTTAATAATAAATTCAGAATTAATTTTTGGATGCATTCTGGAATGGTGATAATAGACGATCAAAAAATGTCTAAATCTTTAGGTAATGCATATTTCTTAAAAGATGTTTTACTTAAATATCAATCTGAAGTATTACGTTATTTTTTCTTATCCACGCATTATCGTCATCCTATTTATTATTCTGAAAAAAATTTGAAAATAGCGGAATCATCGTTAAGATATTTATATAACGCATTATATAATACAGATCCTATTTCTAATTCTACAGAAGGTATAGATTTAGAATTATTATTTTATGATGCAATTAATGATGATTTTAATACTCCAAAAGCATTTTTTATTTTAATAAAATTAGCTAAAAAAATTAACTACTTTAAACAAAGTAACTTATATAAATCTAATTTACTTGCTTTTAGATTAAAAAAATTAGCTATTACTTTAAATTTTTTATTGGAAACACCTGAAGATTTTTTACAAAAGAAATCTTTTTTTAGTCAAGATAAAATAAAAACAATTGAAATTTTGATTGAAAAAAGAAATATTTCTAGACAACTAAAACTTTGGAAAGAAGCAGATCAATTACGTAATGAAATAAGTAAATTAAATGTAATTTTAGAAGATTATAATGATAAAACATTTTGGAGATACAAAAATAGTTAA
- the htpG gene encoding molecular chaperone HtpG codes for MNIQKKETYSFQSEVKQLLHLMIHSLYSNKEIFLRELISNASDAIDKLRFESISSPELYKNTPKIQISINKSQRTLIINDNGIGMTREDIIENLGTIAKSGTKSFLKSLENKNNSIKNELIGEFGVGFYSSFIVSDKVLVRTKFAANKSNNGTLWESSGEGEYNITNVTKKTPGTEITLFLKKEEDEFLEIWKIKNIVNKYSDHITVPVEIQTYDEKNKTYFWEQINKAQALWTKNKSSISEKEYQEFYKYLTNDQNNPITWSHNHVEGNHEYISLLYIPEKAAWDIWNRENKHGLKLYVKRVYIMDNSQEFLPNYLRFIRGVIDSNNLPLNVSREILQSNSITQNLKKALIKRSLKMLDTLSKQHKEKYQSFWNEFGLVLKEGPAEDSENLNLIANLLRFTSVKNNSPEQKISLKQYVSNMIEKQEKIYYITSDSYISAKNSPHLELFNKKNIDVLLLSDRIDEWMMNYLVEFEGKKFQSISKEDSSLNKFIKDKIIDKEETSKDIVNFLNKVKKVLGDKVKSVRLTNRLTETPCIVLSDSNEMSTQMAKLFTAAGQSIPELKYIFEINPKHELIKKICKINDNTIFDEWIKLLLDQSLLAEKGSLDNPHEFISRMNKLLIKL; via the coding sequence ATGAATATACAAAAAAAAGAAACATATAGTTTTCAATCTGAAGTAAAACAATTATTGCATTTAATGATTCATTCTTTATATTCTAACAAAGAAATTTTTTTAAGAGAATTAATATCTAATGCGTCAGATGCAATAGATAAACTACGATTTGAATCTATTTCATCACCAGAGTTATATAAAAATACACCAAAAATTCAAATTTCTATTAATAAATCACAAAGAACACTGATTATTAATGATAATGGAATTGGAATGACACGTGAAGATATAATTGAAAATTTAGGAACAATTGCAAAATCAGGTACTAAGTCATTTTTAAAATCCTTAGAAAATAAAAACAATAGTATAAAAAATGAATTAATAGGCGAGTTTGGAGTTGGTTTTTATTCATCTTTTATAGTTTCAGACAAAGTATTAGTAAGAACAAAATTTGCTGCAAATAAATCTAATAACGGAACATTGTGGGAATCTTCTGGAGAAGGTGAATATAACATTACAAATGTTACAAAAAAAACACCAGGTACAGAAATTACATTATTTTTGAAAAAAGAAGAAGATGAATTTTTAGAAATATGGAAAATTAAAAACATTGTTAATAAGTATTCGGATCACATTACTGTACCAGTAGAAATACAAACATATGATGAAAAAAACAAAACATATTTTTGGGAGCAAATAAATAAAGCTCAAGCGTTATGGACTAAAAATAAATCTTCTATTAGTGAAAAAGAATATCAAGAATTTTATAAATACCTAACTAATGATCAAAATAACCCTATTACTTGGAGTCATAATCACGTAGAAGGTAATCATGAATACATTAGTTTATTATACATTCCAGAAAAAGCAGCTTGGGATATTTGGAATAGAGAGAACAAACACGGTTTAAAACTATATGTGAAACGTGTTTATATTATGGATAATTCTCAAGAATTTCTACCAAATTATCTTAGATTTATCAGAGGAGTAATAGATTCAAATAATTTACCTTTAAATGTTTCTAGAGAAATATTACAAAGTAATTCTATTACTCAAAATTTAAAAAAAGCATTAATAAAAAGATCATTAAAAATGTTAGATACACTATCTAAACAACATAAAGAAAAATATCAATCTTTTTGGAATGAGTTTGGACTAGTTTTAAAAGAAGGACCAGCAGAAGACAGTGAAAACTTAAATTTAATTGCTAATCTTTTACGTTTTACATCAGTTAAAAATAACAGTCCAGAACAAAAAATATCGTTAAAACAATATGTATCTAATATGATTGAAAAACAAGAAAAGATATATTATATAACTTCTGATAGTTATATATCTGCTAAAAATAGTCCTCATCTTGAACTATTTAACAAAAAAAATATTGATGTTTTATTGTTATCAGATAGAATTGACGAGTGGATGATGAATTACCTAGTTGAATTTGAAGGTAAAAAATTTCAATCTATTAGTAAAGAAGATTCTTCATTAAATAAATTTATCAAAGACAAAATAATAGATAAAGAAGAAACATCAAAAGACATAGTTAATTTCTTAAACAAAGTCAAAAAAGTACTAGGTGATAAAGTAAAATCTGTTAGATTAACAAATAGATTGACAGAAACCCCATGCATTGTTTTAAGTGATTCCAATGAAATGAGTACACAAATGGCTAAACTTTTCACTGCTGCAGGACAATCTATTCCTGAGTTAAAATATATATTTGAAATTAATCCAAAACATGAATTAATTAAAAAAATATGTAAAATTAATGATAATACAATATTTGACGAATGGATCAAACTATTATTAGATCAATCATTATTAGCTGAAAAAGGCAGTCTAGATAATCCCCATGAATTTATTTCTAGAATGAATAAACTATTAATAAAATTATAA
- the dnaX gene encoding DNA polymerase III subunit gamma/tau — protein MNYQIIARKYRPQSFKEIIGQKHIITAICNAIAMKRIHHAWLLSGTRGVGKTTIGRLLAKSLNCQKNISSIPCRKCTNCKEIEIGTSIDFIEIDAASRTKIEEMREILDHIYYAPSKSRFKIYLIDEVHMLSRHSFNALLKTLEEPPKHIKFILATTDIEKIPKTITSRCLCFKLNILSEENILNYLKFILNNENINFDIDALKIISEYSKGSMRDGLNLLEHAISFSKNNINLKKINIMLGIPSKKNIYLLTKFLLEKDSKKMMFLLNKMDNINIEWENILIEMLRILYDIAMKKIYPLEWHENIYKNYQYDIQEIAYKKNKKDIQICYKILLNGRKQLIFSPNHKIGVKMTLLQAITQIKE, from the coding sequence ATGAACTATCAAATAATAGCAAGAAAGTATCGCCCCCAATCTTTTAAAGAAATAATTGGTCAGAAACATATTATAACTGCAATATGTAATGCAATTGCCATGAAAAGAATACATCACGCATGGTTATTATCTGGAACCAGAGGTGTAGGAAAAACTACTATTGGTCGTCTATTAGCTAAGAGTTTAAATTGTCAAAAAAATATCAGTTCTATACCTTGTAGAAAATGCACTAATTGTAAAGAAATAGAAATAGGAACTTCAATAGACTTTATTGAAATAGATGCTGCTTCAAGAACAAAAATAGAAGAGATGAGAGAAATTTTAGATCATATTTATTACGCTCCAAGTAAAAGTAGATTTAAAATATATTTAATCGATGAAGTACATATGCTTTCTAGACATAGTTTTAATGCACTTTTAAAAACTCTAGAAGAACCACCTAAACATATTAAATTTATTTTAGCAACAACAGATATAGAAAAAATACCTAAAACCATTACATCTCGCTGTTTATGCTTTAAACTTAATATACTATCCGAAGAAAATATTTTAAATTATTTAAAATTTATTTTAAATAATGAAAATATTAATTTTGATATAGATGCTTTAAAAATTATATCTGAATATTCTAAAGGAAGTATGAGAGATGGGTTGAATTTATTAGAACATGCTATTAGCTTTAGTAAAAATAACATTAATTTAAAAAAAATTAACATAATGTTAGGTATTCCAAGTAAAAAAAACATTTATTTATTAACTAAATTTCTATTAGAAAAAGATTCTAAAAAAATGATGTTTTTATTAAATAAAATGGATAATATAAACATAGAATGGGAAAATATTCTGATAGAAATGTTGCGTATATTATACGATATTGCTATGAAAAAAATATATCCCTTAGAATGGCATGAAAATATTTATAAAAATTATCAATACGATATTCAAGAAATAGCATATAAAAAAAATAAAAAAGATATTCAAATATGTTATAAAATTTTATTAAACGGAAGAAAACAGTTAATTTTTTCACCTAATCATAAAATAGGTGTAAAAATGACTTTACTTCAGGCGATTACACAAATAAAAGAATAA
- a CDS encoding YbaB/EbfC family nucleoid-associated protein: MFSKGGLGNLMKQAQQMQEKMTQVQEEIAKIEVTGEAGAGLVKVTINGSHNCRRVEIDPSLLKDDDKDMIEDLAAAAFNDATRRISEVQKKKMSAISSGMQLPPGFNMPI; the protein is encoded by the coding sequence ATGTTTAGTAAAGGTGGATTAGGGAATTTAATGAAACAAGCTCAACAAATGCAAGAAAAAATGACACAGGTACAAGAAGAAATAGCTAAAATAGAAGTAACAGGGGAGGCAGGAGCAGGATTAGTAAAAGTTACTATTAATGGGTCACATAACTGTAGACGAGTCGAAATAGATCCAAGCTTATTAAAAGATGATGATAAAGATATGATAGAAGATTTAGCAGCGGCTGCATTTAATGATGCGACTAGAAGAATTTCTGAAGTTCAAAAGAAAAAAATGTCTGCTATATCTAGTGGCATGCAACTTCCACCAGGATTTAATATGCCGATATAA
- a CDS encoding DUF494 family protein, with the protein MFEILIYLFETCVYSESEISIDYDNLINDLSDIGFQKKDIYNALRWLKNLSSYKKNNFLSISLTSDQISTRIYNKAELFKLNADCRGFILFLEQLEILTLNTREIIIEKIMDLEINQLNLEDLKWIILIVLFNTPGCEIVYRRLEKLLFNFTTKIIH; encoded by the coding sequence ATGTTTGAAATATTAATATATTTATTTGAAACTTGCGTGTATAGTGAATCAGAAATATCTATTGATTATGATAATTTAATCAATGATTTATCAGATATAGGTTTTCAAAAAAAAGATATTTATAATGCATTAAGATGGTTAAAAAATTTATCTTCTTATAAAAAAAATAATTTTTTATCTATAAGTTTGACTTCAGATCAAATTTCAACACGAATTTATAATAAAGCAGAATTGTTCAAGTTGAACGCTGATTGTCGTGGTTTTATATTATTTTTAGAGCAATTAGAAATATTAACTTTAAATACAAGAGAGATAATTATTGAAAAAATCATGGATTTAGAGATTAATCAGTTAAATTTAGAAGATTTAAAATGGATTATTTTAATTGTTTTATTTAACACTCCAGGATGCGAAATAGTTTATAGAAGACTTGAAAAATTATTATTTAATTTTACTACAAAAATAATACATTAA
- the def gene encoding peptide deformylase has product MSVLKILQYPNPKLRLIAKPVNIITKEIKKLTCNMLDTMYEKEGIGLAATQVNVQLQIVVISKENFKKDHLILINPKIIEKKGNISIQEGCLSIPEYRAFIPRSDYIKVKAINLFGKEIEVEAKSILSICIQHEIDHLQGRLFIDYLSLLKRERIEKKFKKYRKKNKIS; this is encoded by the coding sequence ATGTCTGTTTTAAAAATATTACAATATCCAAACCCAAAATTAAGACTTATTGCAAAACCAGTTAATATAATTACAAAAGAAATAAAAAAATTAACTTGTAATATGCTAGATACTATGTATGAAAAAGAAGGAATTGGTTTAGCAGCAACACAAGTGAATGTACAATTACAAATTGTAGTTATTAGCAAGGAAAATTTTAAAAAAGATCATTTAATACTTATTAATCCTAAAATTATTGAAAAAAAAGGAAATATTAGTATTCAAGAAGGATGTTTATCTATTCCAGAATACCGTGCTTTTATACCGAGATCAGATTATATCAAAGTCAAAGCTATAAATTTATTCGGAAAAGAAATAGAAGTAGAAGCAAAATCAATATTATCTATTTGTATACAACATGAAATTGATCATTTACAAGGAAGATTATTTATAGATTATTTATCGTTGTTAAAAAGAGAAAGAATTGAAAAAAAATTTAAAAAATATAGAAAAAAAAATAAGATATCTTAA
- a CDS encoding Sua5/YciO/YrdC/YwlC family protein, translated as MRKSFHLNSLIHCIQQLYCKKIIAYPTESMFGLGCDPDSQIAVKNLLNLKKRSLKKGFILVAANYSQVNKYIDETQISVEQKKNMFNYWPGPFTLLVPSNSSTPYWLTGKYNTVAIRISNHLSIVKLCTVFGKPLISTSANFTNMPPCLTRESVLENFGKHFPLLNGNIGNEKNPSKIINIMNGKLVRYA; from the coding sequence ATGAGAAAAAGTTTTCATTTAAATTCATTAATACATTGTATACAACAATTATATTGCAAAAAAATTATTGCATATCCTACAGAATCTATGTTTGGACTGGGATGCGATCCTGATAGTCAAATAGCTGTTAAAAACTTATTAAATTTAAAAAAAAGAAGTTTAAAGAAAGGTTTTATATTAGTAGCTGCAAATTATAGTCAAGTAAATAAATATATCGATGAAACTCAAATATCAGTAGAACAAAAAAAAAATATGTTTAATTATTGGCCAGGACCTTTTACGCTTTTAGTTCCATCAAATTCTTCAACTCCTTATTGGTTAACTGGTAAATATAATACTGTAGCAATTCGTATCAGCAATCATTTAAGTATAGTTAAATTATGCACTGTATTTGGAAAACCATTAATATCAACAAGTGCAAATTTCACTAACATGCCCCCATGTCTTACTAGGGAAAGTGTTTTAGAAAATTTTGGAAAACATTTTCCATTGTTAAACGGTAATATAGGAAACGAGAAAAATCCTTCGAAAATAATTAATATTATGAATGGAAAGTTAGTTCGTTATGCGTAA
- the adk gene encoding adenylate kinase, producing the protein MHIILLGAPGTGKGTQSKFIAKKYKIPQISTGDILREHIELKDAIGKKILNILKNGELVSDDIVCNLIYKKINQKNCTKGFLLDGFPRTITQAKYISNLGIKIHFVFEFIVPDELIFQRISGRRIHIQSGRTYHIFFNPPKEEGKDDITKEQLIIREDDKIESIKNRLKHYKKNNNELTKYYLEENKLKKLKFFQVDGTKKPDIIKKEIETLIENKN; encoded by the coding sequence ATGCATATTATTTTATTAGGTGCGCCAGGCACTGGAAAAGGTACTCAATCTAAATTTATTGCAAAAAAATATAAAATTCCACAAATATCTACGGGAGATATATTGCGAGAACATATTGAATTAAAAGATGCAATTGGAAAAAAAATATTAAATATTCTAAAAAACGGCGAATTAGTTTCAGATGATATTGTTTGTAATCTTATCTATAAAAAAATCAACCAAAAAAATTGCACTAAAGGTTTTTTATTAGATGGGTTTCCTAGAACCATTACACAAGCAAAATATATATCAAATTTAGGTATTAAGATACATTTTGTTTTTGAATTTATTGTGCCAGATGAATTAATCTTTCAAAGAATATCAGGAAGAAGAATACACATACAATCAGGTAGAACCTATCATATCTTTTTTAATCCTCCTAAAGAAGAAGGGAAAGATGATATTACTAAAGAACAGCTTATTATAAGAGAAGATGATAAAATTGAAAGTATTAAAAATAGACTTAAACATTATAAAAAAAATAATAATGAATTAACTAAATATTACTTAGAAGAAAACAAATTAAAAAAATTGAAATTTTTTCAAGTTGATGGAACAAAAAAACCTGATATTATTAAAAAAGAAATAGAAACATTAATAGAAAATAAAAATTAA